A window of the Brassica napus cultivar Da-Ae chromosome A2, Da-Ae, whole genome shotgun sequence genome harbors these coding sequences:
- the LOC106399536 gene encoding uncharacterized protein LOC106399536 translates to MGPTWFGKIYNKLETILVEVDTFTSQSTLCLNSSDPSGWESVRGEPDDRLTSPSCERSPSDPPSHQNFDVLGNVSVEEQVEEDIMKEDLSVSSSSSDGGTLSRISLIQEYCVGNLTSVPQITNTSTPQRSSSGEEVRVESFRDFVSTATLEISNLNPIDIKFPDAPAEANMRSSNEDDVMNGKPDAPLDTKALSGITFQEEDPGCVDDNELYALHFRTKKLRSVKRKILDALTTKRIREKEYEQLAIWFGDADMGSDLVSDDSEAIDSKSSQVHESEESQWELL, encoded by the exons ATGGGTCCAACATGGTTTGGTAAAATCTACAACAAGCTTGAAACGATACTTGTGGAGGTGGACACTTTCACTTCACAG AGCACTCTGTGTTTGAACTCAAGTGATCCTTCAGGATGGGAATCTGTAAGAGGTGAACCAGATGATAGGCTTACTTCACCGAGCTGTGAAAGAAGTCCTTCTGATCCACCATCACATCAGAACTTTGACGTTTTAGGAAATGTTAGTGTTGAGGAACAAGTTGAAGAGGATATCATGAAGGAGGATTTATCagtctcctcctcttcttctgatGGAGGAACACTCTCTAGAATTTCATTGATTCAAGAGTACTGTGTTGGTAATCTGACATCAGTTCCTCAGATCACTAACACTTCAACTCCTCAGAGATCTTCTTCTGGAGAAGAAGTTAGGGTTGAGTCATTCAGAGATTTTGTTTCCACAGCTACGCTTGAGATCTCAAATCTAAATCCAATCGACATAAAGTTTCCAGATGCACCTGCTGAAGCAAACATGAGATCCTCTAATGAGG ATGATGTGATGAATGGCAAGCCTGATGCTCCATTGGATACCAAAGCATTGTCCGGCATAACATTTCAAGAAGAAGACCCTGGGTGTGTTGACGACAATGAACTCTATGCTCTCCATTTTAGGACCAAGAAGCTCAGATCAGTAAAG AGAAAGATCTTGGATGCTTTAACGACGAAAAGAATAAGAGAAAAGGAGTACGAGCAGCTTGCAATTTGGTTCGGAGATGCAGATATGGGTTCTGATCTGGTCAGTGATGACTCTGAAGCCATAGACTCCAAAAGCTCGCAGGTACATGAATCAGAAGAGTCCCAATGGGAGCTATTGTGA
- the LOC106399503 gene encoding protein SEEDLING PLASTID DEVELOPMENT 1-like codes for MLSLSLSNHVPPLTLLSHHERRTLNLKLSCRSSLLFHQLFRAKLVSNSSPGVVAVSTSSSPFAVPESGDEDHFDDELRRLLALVPEEIRRTLEEHPEIGELIEVVLDLGRKPLARFPSGDFIISDEAVRVKDLQFAVSQVGEFTNDNRAGISRTLHRISAIRNRKGEIIGLTCRVGRSVRGSANLLRDLVQDGNSLLLIGPPGVGKTTMIREVARMLGNDYEKRVMIVDTSNEIGGDGDIPHPGIGNARRMQVPNSDIQHKVLIEAVENHMPQVIVIDEIGTKLEAIAASTIAERGIQLVATAHGATIENLIKNPSLDLLVGGVQSVTLGDEEATRRGGTKTVLERKGPPTFTCGAEIVSKTEVRVHRSLEATVDAVLAGRLPNVEIRKINSHGVEVIMEKKEPLMDVTTLDKKHEEETLDVSKLIKEETISEVLPTKEITEAESSEHETPMYLYVYGIAESTVLQAIKTLEMEIAVEITDNISEAEALLALQSKIRKNPRIKSLATSHGIPVYVTKTSSGIQVAKAIRELLTDYEDGVGEFGSEDRPKLSEKMDALEEARLAIERIVIPENEPVDLLPRPRKIVSFQGNLVRKYNLRSERHWRGDEVYLRILPYGMDEDEDEEEEVVEEENGGELEEFGCVTEESNGLPYSIDRLPLLPD; via the exons ATGCTGAGCTTATCGCTGAGTAATCATGTTCCTCCATTAACGCTCTTGAGCCACCACGAACGAAGAACTCTCAATCTCAAGCTCAGTTGCCGATCTTCCCTACTGTTTCACCAACTCTTCCGCGCTAAGCTCGTTTCCAATTCTTCACCTGGAGTTGTTGCAGTTTCCACCTCTTCGTCTCCCTTCGCCGTTCCGGAATCAGGAGACGAAGACCACTTCGATGACGAATTACGCCGTCTGTTGGCGCTGGTGCCGGAGGAGATACGACGGACGCTGGAGGAGCATCCCGAAATCGGCGAACTCATTGAGGTAGTGCTGGATTTAGGTCGTAAGCCTCTGGCGCGATTCCCTTCCGGAGATTTTATCATCTCCGACGAAGCTGTTAGGGTTAAGGATCTGCAATTCGCAGTCTCTCAG GTTGGTGAGTTTACTAATGATAATCGAGCTGGAATCAGCCGGACATTGCACCGGATCAGTGCCATAAGGAACCGGAAAGGCGAAATCATTGGCTTGACTTGCCGTGTTGGTCGATCTGTTAGAGGAAGTGCCAATTTGCTGCGTGACCTTGTCCAAGATGGGAACTCCTTGTTGCTTATTGGTCCACCAGGTGTTGGTAAAACCACAATGATTAG GGAGGTAGCAAGAATGCTAGGGAATGACTATGAGAAGAGAGTGATGATTGTTGATACTTCTAATGAGATTGGTGGTGATGGTGATATACCTCATCCTGGGATTGGTAATGCTAGGCGGATGCAAGTTCCTAACTCTGACATACAACACAAG GTACTGATAGAAGCAGTAGAAAACCACATGCCTCAAGTGATTGTGATTGATGAGATTGGGACTAAACTTGAAGCTATAGCTGCAAGTACAATAGCAGAGCGTGGGATACAGTTAGTTGCCACGGCTCATGGAGCTACCATAGAGAATTTGATTAAGAACCCTTCGTTAGACCTCCTCGTTGGAGGTGTGCAG AGTGTGACTCTTGGAGACGAGGAAGCGACCAGAAGAGGTGGCACGAAGACTGTCCTTGAAAGAAAAGGTCCTCCGACATTTACCTGTGGTGCAGAAATAGTTTCAAAGACTGAAGTTCGTGTTCATCGTAGTCTTGAAGCAACTGTTGATGCTGTCCTCGCAG GTCGCTTACCAAACGTTGAAATCCGCAAAATAAACTCTCATGGAGTGGAAGTGATCATGGAAAAGAAGGAACCTCTCATGGATGTGACGACTTTGGATAAGAAACATGAAGAGGAAACATTAGATGTTTCGAAGCTCATCAAGGAGGAAACTATCTCTGAAGTCCTTCCAACTAAAGAGATTACAGAAGCAGAATCTTCAGAGCACGAGACACCAATGTATCTATATGTCTATGGG ATTGCAGAATCAACTGTCCTTCAGGCAATTAAAACACTAGAGATGGAAATTGCAGTAGAGATAACCGACAACATTAGTGAAGCAGAAGCCTTGCTTGCATTACAATCCAAGATCAGAAAGAATCCTCGGATTAAATCATTAGCTACATCTCACGGTATACCTGTTTATGTAACAAAG ACTAGTTCAGGTATTCAAGTGGCCAAAGCGATACGAGAGTTACTCACAGACTACGAAGATGGAGTAGGAGAGTTTGGTTCAGAAGATCGTCCAAAACTATCTGAAAAAATGGACGCCTTAGAG GAAGCAAGATTAGCTATAGAGCGGATAGTGATACCAGAAAATGAACCAGTCGATCTTCTCCCAAGGCCAAGGAAGATCGTGTCATTTCAAGGAAACCTAGTGAGGAAGTATAATTTAAGATCCGAAAGACATTGGAGAGGAGATGAGGTGTATCTGCGAATCCTGCCTTATGGTATGGACGAAGACGAAGATGAGGAGGAAGAGGTGGTCGAAGAAGAGAACGGAGGAGAGCTTGAGGAGTTCGGTTGTGTTACTGAAGAGTCTAATGGTTTACCCTACAGTATCGACAGGTTGCCTCTATTGCCTGActag
- the LOC106413184 gene encoding uncharacterized protein LOC106413184 gives MAMRFMKVEVNNGASTSFWFDQWSPRGRLIDTTNGRGMINMGIKLNDTVEKAINSHRRRRHREEIFNTIEEEILTLRLRGLNHNEDVCLWKAGDNIYKADFSSKATWNLIRVEQAKVDWYKGIWFPCNTPRYSFMAWIAVQNRLPTGDRILAWNVPAPTACSLCSEPLETRNHLFYKCKYSEEVWKNLTNKLLSVHYTNDWEEIIRLLKDQKWTSTRLFLLRYVFQTTLSTIWKERNGIRHGELSNNPATLIKNVDKAVRNRISSLRSMGIRKHNKAMETWFSFR, from the coding sequence ATGGCAATGCGTTTCATGAAGGTGGAAGTCAATAATGGAGCATCGACATCCTTCTGGTTTGATCAATGGTCCCCTCGTGGCAGATTGATTGACACAACAAATGGAAGAGGCATGATAAATATGGGCATTAAGCTTAATGATACAGTGGAAAAGGCTATCAACTCTCACCGCAGAAGGAGACATCGAGAGGAAATTTTCAACACGATAGAAGAGGAGATATTGACACTGCGTCTGCGAGGTCTAAATCACAATGAGGATGTCTGTCTGTGGAAAGCAGGAGATAATATTTACAAAGCAGATTTTAGTTCTAAAGCGACATGGAACCTCATCCGTGTTGAGCAAGCTAAAGTCGACTGGTACAAAGGCATTTGGTTCCCCTGCAACACACCTCGATACTCCTTTATGGCTTGGATTGCGGTTCAAAATAGACTCCCCACGGGTGATAGGATCTTAGCCTGGAATGTGCCTGCGCCAACAGCATGTTCCCTCTGTTCAGAGCCGCTTGAAACTCGCAATCACCTGTTTTACAAGTGCAAATATTCAGAAGAAGTTTGGAAGAATCTTACTAATAAGCTACTGTCAGTGCACTATACAAATGATTGGGAGGAGATCATCCGGCTTCTcaaggaccagaaatggacctcGACCCGATTATTTCTGCTCAGGTATGTGTTCCAGACGACACTATCAACTATTTGGAAAGAGAGGAATGGGATAAGGCATGGAGAACTCTCCAACAACCCTGCAACTTTGATCAAAAACGTGGACAAAGCTGTCCGAAACCGCATATCCAGTTTGCGTTCTATGGGAATTCGCAAGCACAACAAAGCCATGGAAACATGGTTTTCATTTAGATaa
- the LOC106423579 gene encoding CLAVATA3/ESR (CLE)-related protein 1-like, with protein MASFKFLMCLFLICVSSLSWSSASRPLQQRFANEDGSRRGRMMREAEKVLKANMEKLMGRGFNESMRLSPGGPDPRHH; from the coding sequence ATGGCTAGCTTTAAGTTTTTGATGTGTTTGTTCTTGATCTGCGTTTCTTCATTGTCGTGGTCATCAGCATCTCGGCCGTTGCAGCAACGGTTTGCAAACGAAGATGGAAGTAGACGAGGGCGTATGATGAGAGAAGCAGAAAAAGTGTTGAAAGCTAATATGGAAAAGCTAATggggagaggttttaatgagtcCATGAGACTTAGCCCTGGAGGTCCCGATCCTCGTCATCACTGA
- the LOC106423587 gene encoding uncharacterized protein LOC106423587 isoform X1 yields MATSTFSSRGAQTMNTMFVKPLLRKSIHKKSASHDIVRETVKIDGASVQEAEMKTMRGFSVAREISSSSESSWVPHEVTGIYYPKGQEKVMQDVPPPARSHAEELVNWFS; encoded by the exons ATGGCGACTTCCACCTTCTCGTCTCGTGGTGCCCAAACGATGAACACCATGTTCGTCAA ACCATTGCTTAGGAAATCTATTCACAAGAAGAGCGCGTCACACGACATAGTGAGGGAGACGGTGAAGATTGATGGTGCCAGCGTCCAAGAGGCTGAGATGAAGACGATGAGAGGTTTCTCCGTCGCCAGAGAGATTTCGTCGTCGTCAGAAAGTAGTTGGGTCCCACATGAAGTCACGGGAATCTACTATCCAAAGGGACAAGAGAAGGTGATGCAAGATGTGCCTCCTCCGGCTCGTAGCCACGCGGAGGAACTCGTTAACTGGTTCTCTTGA
- the LOC106399515 gene encoding transcription factor GTE3, chloroplastic: MASGALVSKAKHKRSEISNKRLKPTTAARPVSPSNSEMRKITLNSISKLQVRDLKRKLTAELEKVRSLINRLEPVPNKGGQGKAQILKSCNSLLTKLMKHKFGWIFNTPVDAVKSGLHDYHTIVKKPMDLGTVKTRLSKSWYESPLEFAEDVRLTFNNALLYNPVGHDVHRMAQFLLNMFEDKWAPLETQCASLYNTHHYVESLPLQAPPPVVVENRTLERAESMTNPVEPLALTVSPEKCEEEEASGNRDLTFEEKRRLSEDLQDLPFDKLEEVVEIIKKTKPELAQQDDEIELDIDSLDLQTLWELYRFVIGYKESLSNKKEEQRLGSERDVESVQEPNTLVTGPESTKVTELGHVASPAQQVNAGVSSSSSSGSGSSSDSDSDSSGHGS, translated from the exons ATGGCGTCTGGTGCTCTAGTTTCGAAGGCGAAGCATAAACGGAGCGAAATTAGCAACAAAAGATTGAAACCCACGACGGCGGCGAGGCCGGTGTCTCCGTCGAATTCGGAGATGAGGAAGATAACTCTCAACTCAATCTCAAAGCTTCAAGTCAGAGACTTGAAGCGGAAACTAACAGCTGAGCTTGAAAAAgtcagaagcttgatcaaccgcCTCGAACCTGTCCCCAACAAGGGAGGACAAGGTAAAGCTCAGATCTTGAAGAGCTGTAATAGCTTGCTTACCAAGTTAATGAAGCATAAGTTTGGGTGGATTTTCAACACCCCGGTTGATGCGGTTAAGTCCGGTTTACATGATTATCACACTATAGTTAAGAAGCCTATGGATTTAGGGACTGTCAAGACTAGGTTGAGTAAGAGTTGGTATGAGTCTCCCTTGGAGTTTGCTGAGGATGTGAGACTTACTTTCAACAATGCGTTGCTGTATAACCCCGTGGGGCATGATGTGCATCGTATGGCTCAGTTTTTGTTGAACATGTTTGAGGACAAGTGGGCCCCGCTTGAAACACAGTGTGCCTCTCTTTACAACACTCATCATTATGTGGAGTCATTACCGTTACAAGCTCCTCCTCCTGTAGTGGTTGAAAATAGGACTTTGGAGAGAGCTGAATCTATGACAAACCCAGTGGAGCCTTTAGCTCTAACCGTTTCCCCTGAGAAGTGTGAAGAAGAGGAGGCGTCTGGGAATAGGGACTTGACGTTTGAGGAGAAGCGGAGGCTTAGTGAAGACCTTCAGGATTTGCCTTTCGACAAGCTAGAGGAAGTTGTTGAGATTATAAAGAAGACTAAGCCGGAGCTCGCTCAACAAGACGACGAGATTGAGTTAGATATTGATAGTCTTGACCTCCAAACTCTTTGGGAGCTTTACAGATTCGTGATAGGATATAAAGAGAGCTTGAGCAATAAAAAGGAAGAACAGAGATTGGGATCAGAAAGAGATGTTGAGTCTGTCCAAGAACCG AACACTCTAGTAACTGGACCTGAATCGACAAAAGTTACAGAACTAG GCCATGTGGCATCTCCAGCTCAGCAAGTAAATGCTGGTGTATCAAGTAGTTCTAGTAGTGGATCAGGCTCTTCTAGTG ATTCTGACAGTGATAGCTCAGGGCATGGATCTTGA
- the LOC106413192 gene encoding putative RING-H2 finger protein ATL61: protein MTLTCLINAKPELTDSKFDITPLEPALANNDHGLGTSDDHHVINITELASVNPSILIRSIPAVDFNPRNFEFEDGVECVVCLSELAEGDKAKLLPSCKHWFHAHCIDAWLESHATCPICRTRVRLFQTNEPSSGNLTCSDEHSADVTAVVVDIPTTFQVGDLGPSHP from the exons ATGACGCTTACGTGTCTGATAAATGCTAAACCGGAACTAACCGACTCGAAATTCGATAT CACCCCCTTAGAGCCGGCACTGGCCAACAATGATCATGGTTTGGGTACAAGCGATGACCATCATGTTATCAACATCACGGAGTTGGCCAGTGTTAACCCCTCCATCCTCATCCGATCAATCCCCGCCGTTGATTTTAACCCTCGGAACTTTGAGTTTGAGGACGGCGTCGAGTGTGTCGTTTGTCTCTCTGAGCTCGCCGAAGGAGACAAAGCCAAGCTCTTACCGAGCTGCAAACACTGGTTTCACGCACATTGCATCGACGCTTGGCTTGAGTCGCACGCCACTTGCCCTATCTGCAGAACGAGAGTACGCCTGTTCCAAACTAACGAACCAAGTTCCGGCAATCTAACTTGTTCTGATGAGCATTCAGCAGATGTGACGGCGGTTGTTGTAGACATCCCGACAACCTTCCAAGTCGGAGATTTGGGCCCATCACATCCCTGA
- the LOC106399524 gene encoding protein trichome birefringence-like 31: MSKQTSADSRMIQSIFQLVLVSLLVIGSARWILDELKSNKSRIFQLYGFRQKQAVFVTKEDQIDDSCNVFEGKWVWDNVSYPLYTEKSCPYLVKQTTCQRNGRPDSSYQNWRWQPSSCDLPRFDALKLLDVLRDKRLMFIGDSVQRSTFESMICMVQSVIPDNKKSFHRIPPMKIFKAEEYNVSIEYYWAPFIVESISDHATNHTVHKRLVNLDAIEKHSKSWEGVDVLVFESYVWWMHQPKINATCGDTSKVQEYNVTTAYKIALETWAKWLETKINPVKQRVFFTSMSPTHLWSWEWNPGSDGTCYNELYPIDKPSYWGTGSNQDIMKIVGDVLSRVGDKVTLLNITQLSEYRKDGHTTVYGERRGKLLTKEQRADPKNYGDCIHWCLPGVPDTWNEILYAYLLRSHRNNF; encoded by the exons ATGTCGAAACAAACATCTGCGGATTCGCGGATGATTCAATCCATTTTCCAGCTTGTGCTAGTTAGTCTTCTAGTCATAGGATCTGCGAGATGGATCCTTGATGAACTCAAGAGCAACAAGAGCCGGATATTTCAACTCTATGGCTTCAGACAGAAACAGGCAGTGTTCGTCACCAAAGAGGATCAGATCGATGATAGCTGCAACGTCTTTGAAGGGAAATGGGTTTGGGACAATGTCTCGTACCCTCtttacacggagaagagctgtCCTTATTTGGTCAAACAAACAACATGTCAAAGAAACGGACGGCCTGATTCTTCTTACCAGAACTGGCGATGGCAACCAAGCTCATGTGACTTGCCCAG GTTTGATGCTTTGAAACTGTTGGACGTGTTGAGAGACAAAAGACTGATGTTCATAGGAGACTCCGTGCAGAGAAGCACGTTCGAGTCAATGATCTGTATGGTACAATCAGTTATACCTGACAACAAGAAGTCTTTTCACAGGATTCCTCCTATGAAGATCTTCAAAGCTGAG GAATACAATGTGTCTATTGAGTATTACTGGGCACCTTTCATCGTGGAATCGATTTCAGATCATGCAACTAATCATACAGTACACAAAAGGTTGGTTAACCTCGACGCTATTGAGAAACATAGCAAGAGCTGGGAAGGTGTTGATGTTCTAGTCTTTGAGAGTTATGTATGGTGGATGCATCAACCTAAGATCAATGCAAC GTGTGGTGATACTAGTAAAGTCCAAGAGTATAATGTGACGACTGCTTATAAAATAGCGTTGGAAACATGGGCCAAGTGGTTAGAGACGAAGATCAATCCAGTGAAGCAAAGAGTTTTCTTCACGAGCATGTCTCCAACTCATCTATG GAGCTGGGAGTGGAATCCAGGGAGCGATGGAACCTGTTATAATGAGTTATATCCAATAGACAAACCATCCTATTGGGGCACAGGATCGAACCAAGACATCATGAAGATAGTTGGTGATGTTCTAAGCAGAGTTGGAGACAAAGTAACGCTCCTGAACATCACACAACTGTCAGAATATAGGAAAGACGGACACACGACTGTGTATGGAGAACGGAGAGGGAAGCTCTTGACAAAGGAGCAGAGAGCTGATCCTAAAAACTATGGAGACTGCATCCACTGGTGTTTGCCTGGAGTTCCTGATACATGGAACGAGATTCTCTATGCATATTTGCTACGCAGTCATCGAAATAACTTCTGA
- the LOC106423587 gene encoding uncharacterized protein LOC106423587 isoform X2 translates to MATSTFSSRGAQTMNTMFVKKSIHKKSASHDIVRETVKIDGASVQEAEMKTMRGFSVAREISSSSESSWVPHEVTGIYYPKGQEKVMQDVPPPARSHAEELVNWFS, encoded by the exons ATGGCGACTTCCACCTTCTCGTCTCGTGGTGCCCAAACGATGAACACCATGTTCGTCAA GAAATCTATTCACAAGAAGAGCGCGTCACACGACATAGTGAGGGAGACGGTGAAGATTGATGGTGCCAGCGTCCAAGAGGCTGAGATGAAGACGATGAGAGGTTTCTCCGTCGCCAGAGAGATTTCGTCGTCGTCAGAAAGTAGTTGGGTCCCACATGAAGTCACGGGAATCTACTATCCAAAGGGACAAGAGAAGGTGATGCAAGATGTGCCTCCTCCGGCTCGTAGCCACGCGGAGGAACTCGTTAACTGGTTCTCTTGA
- the LOC106399493 gene encoding aquaporin TIP3-1, with amino-acid sequence MATSARRAYGFGRADEATHPDSIRATLAEFLSTFVFVFAAEGSILSLDKLYWDHAAHAGTNTPGGLVLVALAHAFALFAAVSAAANVSGGHANPAVTFGALIGGRLSAIRAIYYWIAQLLGAILACILLRLATNGMRPVGFRLASGVGAVNGLVLEIILTFGLVYVVYSTMIDPKRGSLGVIGPLAIGLIVGANILVGGPFSGASMNPARAFGPALVGWRWDDHWIYWVGPFIGGALAALIYEYMVIPTEPPTQHTHHQPLAPEDY; translated from the exons ATGGCAACATCAGCTCGTAGAGCGTACGGTTTCGGTAGAGCCGACGAGGCTACACACCCTGACTCCATTAGAGCCACGTTAGCTGAGTTCCTCTCCACTTTTGTCTTCGTCTTTGCCGCTGAAGGCTCTATCCTCTCTCTCG ATAAGTTGTATTGGGACCATGCGGCTCATGCGGGAACAAACACACCAGGAGGACTAGTATTAGTAGCGTTAGCTCATGCTTTTGCACTCTTCGCTGCTGTTTCTGCAGCCGCCAATGTCTCCGGTGGACATGCAAACCCAGCAGTCACTTTTGGTGCTCTTATTGGAGGCAGACTCTCTGCGATCCGGGCCATCTACTACTGGATAGCTCAGCTTCTTGGAGCCATCCTCGCTTGTATATTATTAAGGCTCGCCACAAACGGCATG AGACCAGTTGGTTTCCGTTTAGCATCAGGTGTTGGTGCAGTTAACGGACTCGTGTTAGAGATCATTTTAACGTTTGGACTTGTCTACGTTGTTTACTCGACTATGATCGATCCAAAACGTGGAAGCCTTGGTGTTATAGGACCGCTTGCGATTGGACTCATAGTTGGGGCAAACATCTTGGTTGGTGGACCGTTCTCTGGTGCGTCAATGAATCCAGCTAGAGCCTTTGGTCCAGCATTGGTTGGATGGAGATGGGATGATCACTGGATCTATTGGGTCGGTCCATTCATCGGTGGTGCTTTAGCTGCTCTTATATATGAGTACATGGTCATACCTACTGAACCACCAACACAACACACACACCACCAGCCCTTGGCTCCTGAAGATTACTAG